One segment of Triticum aestivum cultivar Chinese Spring chromosome 2A, IWGSC CS RefSeq v2.1, whole genome shotgun sequence DNA contains the following:
- the LOC123187501 gene encoding peroxidase 2, translating into MASAPCLSLLVLVAMASAASAQLSPTFYLASCPSALFIIQTAVQAAVNSEPRMGASLVRLHFHDCFVDGCDGSVLLADTGSFVGEQGAAPNAGSIRGMNVIDNIKTQVEAACTQTVSCADILAVAARDSVVALGGPTWPVLLGRRDSTTASKTNAENDLPPPTFDLQNLTTAFANKQLSITDMVALSGAHTLGQSQCRFFRNRIYNEANINTAFATALKANCPQSGGDSSLAPLDTATPNAFDNAYYSNLISQKGLLHSDQALFNGGGADNTVMSFASSAATFNNAFATAMVKMGNIAPKTGTQGQIRLVCSKVNS; encoded by the exons ATGGCTTCTGCTCCTTGTCTTAGCTTACTGGTGCTCGTGGCAATGGCCTCCGCGGCATCGGCGCAGCTGTCGCCGACGTTCTACCTCGCATCGTGCCCGAGCGCGTTGTTCATCATCCAAACTGCGGTCCAGGCCGCAGTGAATAGCGAGCCCCGCATGGGGGCGTCGCTGGTCCGGCTTCACTTCCACGACTGCTTTGTCGAT GGATGTGACGGGTCCGTTCTGTTGGCAGACACGGGGAGCTTCGTCGGCGAGCAGGGGGCTGCTCCCAACGCCGGTTCCATTCGAGGAATGAACGTCATCGACAACATCAAGACCCAGGTCGAGGCCGCCTGCACGCAGaccgtctcctgcgccgacatcctcgccgtcgccgcccgtgaCTCCGTCGTTGCG CTGGGAGGGCCAACATGGCCTGTTCTTCTGGGGAGGAGGGACTCCACGACCGCAAGCAAGACCAATGCAGAAAATGACCTCCCACCTCCTACCTTCGACCTCCAAAACCTCACGACCGCGTTCGCCAACAAGCAGCTCAGCATAACAGACATGGTTGCGCTCTCAG GCGCCCACACGCTCGGACAATCGCAGTGCCGGTTTTTCAGGAACAGGATCTACAACGAGGCCAACATCAACACGGCCTTCGCGACGGCGCTCAAGGCCAACTGCCCCCAGTccggcggcgacagcagcctggCGCCGCTGGACACAGCGACGCCCAACGCTTTCGACAACGCCTATTACAGCAACCTGATTTCGCAGAAGGGGCTCCTACACTCGGACCAGGCGCTGTTCAATGGCGGCGGTGCCGACAACACGGTCATGAGCTTCGCGTCCAGCGCAGCGACATTCAACAACGCCTTCGCCACAGCCATGGTGAAGATGGGGAACATTGCGCCAAAGACTGGGACGCAGGGGCAGATCAGGCTCGTCTGCTCCAAGGTCAACTCGTAA